Proteins encoded in a region of the Euleptes europaea isolate rEulEur1 chromosome 3, rEulEur1.hap1, whole genome shotgun sequence genome:
- the PIK3CG gene encoding phosphatidylinositol 4,5-bisphosphate 3-kinase catalytic subunit gamma isoform: MELENSEQPVVMREDNKRRRRRMKPYCTSSGLSSTELISIEFILPTGNMLIDIAGNCTVEQMKAQIWMRAIEKNQNSDFYHKFTPDQFILQYQKKGQWYEIYDKHQIIQTLDCILYWKVLQKKVGKIHVVQKQKPTAEVQEFQKQLNYLIGYDVADISNVHDDELEFARRRLVTPRTIEVSCRDPKLYSMHPWTTSKPLPEYLLSKITNNNIFINIHRGTTSQKVKVSIDDTPDLILQSFFTKMAKKKSLMNIPEEHSELDFVLRVSGRDEYIVGETPIKNFHWIRQCLKNGEEIHLVLDSPPDPSQDEVQKEEWPLVDDCTGVSGYHEQLTIDGKDHEKVFTISLWDCNRKFRVKIIGIDIPVLPRITDLTVFIEANIQHGQQLLSQRRTTAKPFTEEVLWNIWLEFDIKIKDLPKGALLNLQVYSGKVPPSSTKTNLQSHDPSSSDTKSKTQLLYYVNILLIDHRSLLRTGDYVLHMWKIPGKGENQGSINADKLTSATNPDKENSMAISIILDKYCHPIALPKHRIATDPQGDRARAEMPNQLRKQLEEIIATDPLNPLTPEDKELLWHFRYESVKHPNAYPKLLSSVKWGQQEIVAETYQLLAKRDAWDGSTMDVGLTMQLLDCNFSDENVRAMAVQKLDSLEDDDVLHYLLQLVQAVKFEPYHDSALARFLLKRGLKNKRIGHFLFWFLRSEIAQSMHYQQRFAVILEAYLRGCGKVMLQDFLKQAQVIELLHKVTMEIKLVSAEKYDISPHAIMQLKQKLEKLQDSKFPECFRVPYDPGLKAGALVIEKCKIMASKKKPLWLEFKCADPTSLSNETIGIIFKHGDDLRQDMLILQILRIMESVWEEESLDLCLLPYGCISTGNKIGMIEIVKDAATIAKIHSTGGNTGAFKDEILNQWLKEKCIIEEKFQAAVERFVYSCAGYCVATFVLGIGDRHNDNIMITESGNLFHIDFGHILGNYKSFLGINKERVPFVLTPDFLFVMGTSGKKTSPHFQNFQDICAKAYLALRNHTNLLIILFSMMLMTGMPQLTSKEDIEYIRDALTVGKNDEDAKKYFLDQIEVCRDKGWTVQVNWFLHLMLGIKQGVEKHSA; the protein is encoded by the exons ATGGAGTTGGAGAACAGTGAACAACCTGTTGTTATGAGAGAAGATAACAAACGGCGTCGGAGGAGGATGAAGCCTTACTGTACCTCAAGCGGTTTGTCTTCAACAGAGTTAATATCCATTGAGTTCATTTTACCTACAGGCAACATGCTGATAGACATAGCTGGCAACTGTACAGTAGAGCAGATGAAAGCACAGATTTGGATGCGAGCAATAGAGAAGAATCAAAACTCTGACTTCTATCACAAATTCACTCCAGATCAATTTATTCTTCAATACCAAAAGAAGGGACAGTGGTATGAAATTTATGACAAACATCAGATAATACAGACCCTAGACTGTATATTGTACTGGAAAGTGCTACAAAAGAAGGTAGGCAAAATCCATGTGGTCCAAAAGCAAAAACCCACAGCAGAAGTTCAGGAGTTTCAAAAGCAACTCAATTATTTGATTGGCTACGATGTCGCTGATATAAGTAATGTACATGACGATGAGCTGGAATTTGCTCGCCGCAGGTTAGTCACTCCACGGACAATTGAAGTGTCCTGCAGAGATCCAAAATTATATTCCATGCACCCATGGACTACATCCAAACCTCTTCCAGAATATTTGCTTAGTAAAATTACCAAtaacaacatttttataaatatacaCAGAGGAACAACTAGCCAGAAGGTTAAAGTATCCATTGATGACACTCCAGACTTAATCCTTCAGAGCTTTTTCACCAAAATGGCAAAGAAGAAATCTTTGATGAATATTCCTGAAGAACACAGTGAGCTAGACTTTGTTCTCAGGGTAAGTGGCAGAGATGAGTATATCGTAGGGGAGACACCTATCAAAAACTTCCACTGGATAAGGCAATGTCTTAAGAATGGGGAGGAGATTCACCTAGTGCTGGACAGTCCACCTGATCCAAGTCAGGATGAAGTTCAGAAAGAAGAGTGGCCCTTAGTTGATGACTGCACTGGAGTCTCAGGATATCATGAGCAGCTAACAATAGATGGCAAGGATCATGAGAAAGTGTTCACTATCTCGCTGTGGGACTGCAACAGGAAATTTAGGGTCAAGATAATTGGCATTGATATCCCTGTGCTGCCAAGGATCACAGACTTGACTGTATTTATTGAGGCTAATATTCAACATGGACAGCAGCTCTTGTCTCAGAGAAGAACAACAGCTAAACCATTCACCGAAGAAGTCCTGTGGAACATTTGGCTTGAGTTTGACATCAAGATTAAAGACTTGCCCAAAGGGGCATTGTTGAACCTGCAGGTATATTCTGGCAAAGTACCTCCTTCATCCACTAAGACTAACCTCCAGTCACATGATCCCTCCAGTTCCGATACCAAGAGCAAAACCCAGCTTCTCTATTATGTAAATATTTTGCTGATCGATCACCGCTCCCTGCTACGGACTGGCGACTATGTGCTTCATATGTGGAAAATCCCGGGCAAAGGGGAAAATCAAGGAAGCATCAATGCAGATAAACTTACGTCGGCTACTAATCCAGACAAAGAAAACTCAATGGCTATTTCAATTATTCTGGACAAATACTGCCACCCGATAGCTTTACCTAAACACAGGATAGCTACTGATCCCCAAGGGGACAGGGCTAGAGCTGAAATGCCCAACCAGCTGCGAAAACAGCTTGAAGAGATTATAGCTACCGACCCGCTTAATCCACTTACCCCTGAAGACAAAGAATTGTTGTGGCATTTTAGATATGAAAGTGTAAAGCATCCAAACGCATACCCAAAACTGCTTAGCTCAGTGAAATGGGGACAACAAGAAATTGTTGCCGAAACATACCAATTGTTAGCTAAAAGAGATGCTTGGGATGGTAGCACTATGGATGTTGGACTGACGATGCAACTTCTGGACTGCAACTTCTCAGATGAAAATGTAAGAGCCATGGCAGTGCAAAAACTGGATAGTTTAGAGGATGACGATGTTCTTCATTATCTCCTGCAGCTAGTTCAG GCTGTGAAATTTGAGCCTTATCATGACAGCGCATTAGCCCGATTTCTTCTTAAACGAGGCTTAAAA AACAAAAGAATTGGACActtcttgttttggtttttaAGAAGTGAGATTGCACAATCCATGCACTATCAGCAAAGATTTGCTGTGATCCTAGAAGCTTATCTTAGAGGCTGTGGAAAAGTAATGCTACAAGACTTCCTGAAACAGGCTCAAGTAATTGAGCTCTTGCATAAAGTAACAATGGAGATAAAGCTGGTTTCTGCTGAAAAATATGACATCAGTCCTCATG CTATCATGCAACTCAAACAGAAACTTGAGAAACTCCAGGACAGTAAATTTCCTGAATGCTTTAGAGTTCCATATGACCCTGGATTGAAAGCAGGAGCCCTTGTG ATAGAAAAGTGTAAAATAATGGCATCCAAGAAAAAACCACTTTGGCTAGAATTTAAGTGTGCAGATCCTACATCCCTGTCCAATGAAACGATTGGCATTATCTTCAAACATGGAGACGACCTGCGACAGGACATGCTTATTTTACAG ATTCTACGAATAATGGAGTCAGTCTGGGAAGAAGAATCTTTGGATTTATGTTTGCTGCCATATGGTTGTATTTCTACAGGAAATAAAATAG GAATGATAGAGATTGTAAAAGATGCTGCGACAATTGCTAAAATCCACAGCACAGGTGGAAACACAGGAGCGTTTAAGGATGAAATACTAAACCAGTGGCTCAAGGAGAAGTGTATCATTGAAGAAAAG TTTCAGGCAGCAGTGGAAAGATTTGTGTACTCTTGTGCGGGTTACTGCGTGGCAACCTTTGTACTTGGAATTGGAGACAGGCACAATGACAATATTATGATTACAGAGTCAG GTAATCTCTTTCATATAGATTTTGGCCATATCCTTGGAAATTACAAAAGCTTTCTTGGAATTAATAAGGAAAGAGTTCCGTTCGTGTTGACACCAGATTTTCTTTTTGTCATGGGAACCTCCGGGAAGAAAACAAGCCCCCACTTTCAGAATTTTCAG GATATATGTGCAAAGGCTTATCTGGCTCTTCGGAATCACACAAACCTCCTCATCATCCTGTTTTCTATGATGCTAATGACTGGCATGCCTCAGCTAACCAGCAAAGAAGATATTGAATACATCCGCGATGCTCTGACGGTGGGAAAAAATGATGAAGATGCTAAAAAATATTTCTTGGACCAGATTGAAGTTTGCAGGGACAAAGGCTGGACAGTACAAGTCAACTGGTTTCTACACCTGATGCTGGGGATCAAGCAAGGGGTAGAAAAGCATTCTGCCTGA